One region of Dokdonia sp. 4H-3-7-5 genomic DNA includes:
- a CDS encoding VanZ family protein has protein sequence MDKLIGFTAIAYTCALSIGSLVKPVKIDTNISNIDKLLHLGAYFGLAILWLSYFHIVKTSATQKWAKPMFYIAIALALVIYGTVIELLQGSATTYRTPDVWDVLANSIGVILGSLTFLLFFKKFKGLKS, from the coding sequence GTGGATAAACTCATTGGTTTTACGGCGATAGCATATACTTGTGCATTGAGCATAGGATCCCTTGTTAAGCCTGTAAAAATAGATACTAATATTTCCAATATAGATAAGCTCCTACATTTAGGAGCTTATTTTGGTTTAGCTATCCTGTGGCTGAGTTATTTTCATATCGTAAAAACCTCTGCAACGCAGAAATGGGCAAAGCCCATGTTTTATATAGCAATTGCATTAGCATTAGTGATATATGGCACAGTGATTGAGTTATTACAAGGCAGTGCAACTACATACAGAACGCCTGATGTGTGGGATGTACTTGCAAATAGTATAGGTGTAATACTCGGAAGTTTAACATTTCTACTATTTTTTAAGAAATTTAAAGGGTTAAAATCGTAA
- a CDS encoding energy transducer TonB, protein MEPKKNPKADLRKRSMLFFQLGLIAVLALTYITIEWKTYDDVAIDIGQLDLDDLDDEEIPITELNTPPPPPPPPPPPAPEIIEVVEDEEEIEETIIESTETDAEEEIVEVEDVEIVEEEEEIADVPFAVIENVPIFPGCESMTNNNDRKNCMSEKVSKLVNKKFNTELGSDLGLSGVNRIFVSFKIDKTGRIVNIRSRAPHPRLASEAERVIKLLPKMTPGKQRGKPVGVLYSLPITFKVED, encoded by the coding sequence ATGGAACCCAAGAAAAATCCCAAAGCAGACCTTCGCAAGAGAAGCATGCTGTTTTTTCAGCTAGGACTCATTGCAGTACTCGCACTAACGTACATCACCATCGAGTGGAAGACTTATGATGATGTGGCTATTGATATTGGTCAGCTTGATCTTGATGATCTAGACGACGAAGAAATTCCAATCACGGAGTTGAATACTCCACCACCACCACCGCCACCACCGCCGCCACCAGCACCGGAAATCATTGAGGTAGTAGAGGATGAAGAAGAAATAGAAGAAACAATTATAGAGTCTACAGAAACAGATGCCGAAGAGGAAATCGTTGAAGTAGAGGATGTAGAGATTGTGGAAGAAGAAGAGGAGATTGCAGATGTACCGTTTGCAGTTATTGAAAATGTGCCTATTTTTCCTGGTTGTGAGTCTATGACTAACAACAATGATCGTAAGAACTGTATGTCTGAAAAGGTGAGCAAGCTTGTAAACAAGAAGTTCAACACAGAGTTAGGTTCAGATTTAGGTCTATCTGGTGTAAACAGAATCTTTGTAAGTTTTAAGATTGATAAAACTGGAAGAATCGTAAACATCAGATCTCGTGCACCACACCCACGTCTTGCGTCAGAAGCAGAGCGTGTAATTAAGTTATTACCTAAAATGACACCAGGTAAGCAACGTGGTAAGCCAGTAGGGGTTTTATACTCACTACCTATTACATTTAAAGTAGAAGACTAA
- the sprA gene encoding cell surface protein SprA, which translates to MKQHYYLNVRIAILFVVGFFFLGNSLAIAQEEEENASAQDSTATTFSLGSLVLPNPNSIVSKYTYDAILDRYIFTEELGSFNITYPLILTPAEYQKRVRDEQMRQYFREKVNAVDGRSDEDDTRNSLVKSLYVQNDLFKSIFGGDKIEFTPQGSVEMDLGLLFTKQDNPAFSPRNRSNFTFDFDQRISLSLLGQVGERLQITANYDTESTFNFQNQIKLEYTPTEDDIIQKIEVGNISMPLNSALIQGSQSLFGVKTELQFGKTRVTAVFSENQSQPRTVTAEGGATVQEFEVPALDYDENRHFFLAHYFRDTYNDALKNYPFIDNRGVQITRVEVWITNRQNQTTNARNIIAIQDLGESDPSNVGIDVGANPGFINNAANAFPDNRNNDFNPRGINDQSVQSVLTPAIRDVATASQGFGNVTVQDGTDYVLLENARQLQSSQFTLYPALGYISLSQRLNNDEVLGVAFQYTVGGQVYQVGEFANDGINATEGSRPDADGDGRPDIVDADFGQGRPDQDGDNIADSADADVNGDGILNGQDVNGDGILDTVIPAGQAGSPVNLVVKMLKSNLTNVQEPIWDLMMKNIYPLGAFQLEQEGFRLNIVYSDPSPINFITPVDGAPLPTLFDGTNNDNTMDEGQDRGDLESNTLLRLFNLDRLTTFGDPQVGGDGFFDFVPGTTVHVQNGSVVFTTVEPFGETLFDLLSVNDGAETYENEETYNAHQDKYVYSTLYQSTKTIARDNAEKNKFLLKGRYKSAQEQGIPLGAFNVPQGSVTVTAGGRRLVEGLDYTVNYQLGRVIILDKSLEASGIPISASVENNAIFGQQNKRFTGINVEHQFNENFIVGGTFLNLNERPLTQKATYSFEPINNTIVGLNASYSTELPFLTRWVNKLPNIDTDVVSNLSVRGEVAYLIPGQPKGTDFNGEATSYVDDFEGSQTSIDIGGALQWSLSSAPVGFGGELANGDLSTGYRRAKFAWYSIDPIFYNNQRPDGISDDDLSLAETRRVFRDEIFPQQDIIAGQTQALFTLDLAYFPGERGPYNFSPDAADGILSNPQENFGGITRQLTSTDFEQANVEFVEFWLLDPFFGDGDTTNAGGNLTINLGSISEDILKDGRKQYENGLPNEGGDEATSETVWGKVPTNQSLVYAFDTEGQQRANQDIGYDGLSDVEEAAEFPNFAGLPDPAGDNYNYFLNTEGGVVERYRNYNNNQGNSPVEVTQTNRGSTTFPDVEDVNRDNTMNTVDAYFEYELPINPSSLSIENNPFVTDVRELTVTTQNGNQLPTRWVQFRVPINQATNVVGGINDFRSIRFMRMYMSGWQEDVVLRFGTLDLVRGDFRRYLLTLDPNENTQINDADNTQFEVAAVNIEANETRQPVPYALPPGVERERLNNNNNNIRQNEQSLSLRVQNLEEQDARGVYKYYNLDMRQYKNLKMFMHAEPIVENGLDNQNLVGFIRMGTDLNSNFYQIELPLQPTAFNVSNQDRDAIWPAANELDLPLELLQIIKSKVIAGDVESDPDDITYFDQNGDRILNPESMCYQEGQLRIGIQGLPSFGDVRTLMLGVKNGNPTSNQAMGCSPGEIGGEVWFNELRLSDLTNDGGYAGVLSVDGNIADFANVSATGRLSTVGFGSIEQNAGERSLEDVTQYDIVTNLNAGQLLPKKWGLQLPLNYAIGEQSITPKFNPLYEDVELDTSLDNAASQEERDNIEDYSVDYTKRQSFSAIGVRKERMDTERKPMPYDIENLTFSYSYNQTDHKDFEIEESRDQNVRLGGTYNYSFNSKPLEPFAKNDSLFTGKYYKFLKDLNFNYLPSNIAIQSNVVRQFNQQKFRDVFANEGDIAVPRLFQRNYLFDWGYSVDFPITKSLRLNYNVNHNRIVRNYLDNDGTPAFLDDAGQEVDGYGIYNGFFDIGTPDTHFGVLQLNYDLPFDKIPFTEWITATYAYTANYRWQRGSQQFQVLDNIPEIGNSVENTNTHAINGTFDMEKLYKYVGLTKKKKQRATSTRPRGLPSPEDNRNSKIDKLKEDASSDGTTSGLSTSDKALNTGVGLLTAIKRVQLTYEESNGIYLPGYLPSVGFAGSLRPTPGFIFGSQAEVRELAASNGWLTLFQDFNQQYREIESRDLAIQARIGLLKNLDIDLNLNRVFQENYQENYRVNQQSLAYQSLTGNSFGRFNISTVLLGTAFAESTSESSSTFNTFRENRLAVANRLATEFYGTNTFEVDADGYPEGFGRTNQKVLLPAFLAAYSGKDVNKTDTGFLRSIPLPNWNIKYTGLMNIKWFKDKFKRFSVQHGYTAGYSVNNYLTNLAYNRNTDRDPATAQRDQAGNFLNQTLLSNVTLTEQFTPLVRLDFEMKNSVKILAEIKRDRALGLSFDNNLLTEIKGNEYILGLGYRIKDLRFVTNFGGSRRVLKSDLNFKADFSLRQNETIIRYLDIDNSQTTAGQDIYGLRFTTDYALSKNLTALFFYDHTFSTFAISTAFPQTTIRSGFTLRYNFGN; encoded by the coding sequence TTGAAGCAACACTATTATTTAAATGTACGTATAGCGATATTGTTTGTAGTTGGATTTTTCTTTCTAGGAAACTCCTTAGCAATCGCACAAGAAGAAGAGGAGAATGCATCAGCTCAAGATTCTACGGCTACTACTTTTTCGCTAGGTAGTCTTGTGTTACCTAATCCAAATAGTATTGTTTCAAAATACACATATGACGCTATACTGGATAGGTATATATTTACTGAGGAATTAGGAAGTTTTAATATTACATATCCTCTCATATTAACACCAGCTGAATATCAAAAAAGAGTACGTGACGAGCAAATGCGTCAGTATTTTAGAGAGAAAGTAAATGCGGTAGATGGGAGATCTGACGAGGACGATACACGTAATAGCTTAGTAAAATCACTATATGTACAGAATGATTTATTCAAGAGCATTTTTGGTGGAGATAAGATAGAGTTTACACCTCAAGGATCTGTAGAGATGGATCTAGGTCTTTTATTTACAAAGCAAGATAATCCAGCATTTTCACCACGTAACCGCAGCAATTTTACCTTTGATTTTGATCAACGTATAAGCTTGAGTTTGCTAGGCCAAGTAGGTGAGCGTTTGCAGATTACTGCAAATTATGATACGGAGTCTACCTTTAATTTCCAAAATCAAATTAAGCTAGAATACACTCCTACAGAAGATGATATCATACAAAAAATTGAAGTAGGTAACATCTCAATGCCACTAAATAGTGCACTTATTCAAGGTTCACAGAGCTTGTTTGGTGTAAAAACAGAGTTACAGTTTGGCAAGACGCGTGTAACGGCTGTGTTTTCTGAGAACCAGTCGCAACCTAGAACTGTAACTGCAGAGGGTGGTGCGACTGTACAAGAGTTTGAGGTCCCTGCGCTAGATTATGATGAGAATCGCCACTTCTTCTTAGCACATTACTTCAGGGATACTTATAACGATGCGCTTAAAAACTACCCGTTTATAGATAACAGAGGAGTTCAAATAACAAGGGTAGAAGTTTGGATTACAAACAGGCAGAACCAAACGACAAATGCTCGTAATATAATTGCAATACAAGATTTAGGAGAGTCTGACCCTAGTAACGTAGGGATTGATGTAGGTGCAAATCCAGGTTTTATTAACAACGCTGCAAATGCATTCCCAGATAACCGTAATAATGATTTTAATCCACGTGGTATAAACGATCAGTCTGTACAGTCTGTTCTTACGCCAGCAATAAGAGATGTGGCGACGGCTAGTCAAGGTTTTGGTAACGTCACAGTGCAGGACGGAACTGACTACGTATTACTTGAAAATGCTAGACAATTACAAAGCTCTCAGTTTACATTATATCCAGCACTAGGTTATATATCTCTTAGTCAGCGATTAAATAATGATGAAGTGCTTGGGGTGGCCTTTCAATATACAGTAGGAGGTCAAGTGTATCAAGTAGGAGAATTTGCAAATGACGGAATAAACGCCACAGAAGGTAGTCGTCCAGATGCAGATGGAGATGGAAGACCAGATATTGTAGATGCAGATTTTGGACAGGGTCGTCCAGATCAAGATGGCGATAACATTGCAGATAGTGCAGATGCTGATGTGAATGGTGATGGAATTTTAAACGGACAAGATGTAAACGGAGATGGTATATTAGATACTGTAATTCCTGCTGGACAAGCTGGAAGCCCCGTAAATCTTGTGGTTAAAATGCTTAAAAGTAACCTCACAAATGTACAAGAGCCTATATGGGATTTGATGATGAAAAATATCTATCCGTTAGGTGCTTTTCAATTAGAGCAAGAAGGATTTAGATTGAACATTGTGTATTCAGATCCTTCTCCTATTAATTTCATAACTCCTGTAGATGGAGCCCCTTTACCTACCTTATTTGATGGGACTAATAATGATAATACCATGGATGAAGGTCAAGATCGTGGAGATCTTGAGAGTAACACCTTATTACGATTATTTAACCTTGACCGACTAACCACCTTTGGAGATCCTCAAGTAGGAGGAGACGGATTCTTTGATTTTGTGCCGGGCACAACAGTGCATGTGCAAAATGGAAGTGTTGTGTTTACAACTGTAGAGCCATTTGGAGAGACATTGTTTGATTTGTTAAGTGTGAACGATGGTGCAGAAACGTACGAGAATGAAGAGACCTATAACGCACATCAAGACAAGTACGTTTATTCAACCTTATATCAATCTACAAAGACTATAGCTAGAGATAATGCTGAGAAGAATAAATTTTTACTAAAAGGACGTTATAAATCTGCACAAGAGCAGGGTATTCCATTAGGAGCTTTTAACGTACCACAAGGTTCTGTAACGGTAACCGCAGGAGGAAGAAGACTAGTAGAAGGTTTAGACTATACGGTCAATTATCAGTTAGGGCGTGTTATTATTTTAGATAAATCACTTGAAGCTTCTGGCATTCCTATTTCTGCATCTGTAGAGAATAATGCTATTTTCGGGCAACAAAATAAACGTTTTACAGGAATTAATGTAGAGCACCAGTTTAATGAGAATTTCATAGTAGGAGGTACTTTCTTAAATCTTAATGAGCGACCGCTTACGCAAAAAGCAACCTATAGTTTTGAGCCTATAAATAATACCATTGTAGGTCTAAATGCAAGTTATTCTACAGAACTACCTTTCTTAACAAGATGGGTAAATAAACTTCCAAATATTGATACTGATGTAGTATCCAATCTTTCGGTGCGTGGTGAAGTAGCTTATTTAATTCCTGGGCAACCTAAAGGAACGGACTTTAATGGAGAGGCAACCTCTTATGTAGATGATTTTGAAGGTTCACAAACCTCTATAGATATTGGCGGAGCTTTACAGTGGAGCTTGTCATCTGCACCAGTAGGTTTTGGCGGAGAACTAGCAAACGGCGATCTTTCTACAGGATATAGGCGGGCAAAGTTTGCTTGGTATTCTATAGATCCTATTTTCTATAATAATCAGCGTCCTGATGGTATCTCAGACGACGACTTGTCTCTCGCTGAAACAAGACGTGTTTTTAGGGATGAGATCTTTCCTCAACAAGATATTATTGCTGGTCAAACACAAGCGCTTTTTACGCTTGATTTAGCTTATTTTCCAGGAGAGCGCGGGCCTTATAATTTTAGCCCAGATGCAGCAGATGGAATACTTTCTAATCCTCAGGAGAATTTTGGAGGAATTACAAGGCAGTTAACTTCTACAGATTTTGAACAAGCAAACGTGGAGTTTGTTGAATTCTGGTTGCTAGATCCATTTTTTGGAGATGGTGATACTACAAATGCTGGAGGAAACCTAACGATTAACTTGGGTAGCATATCTGAGGATATCCTCAAGGATGGTAGAAAACAATATGAAAATGGACTTCCTAATGAAGGAGGAGATGAGGCAACTTCAGAAACGGTATGGGGTAAAGTACCTACTAATCAATCTTTAGTATATGCTTTTGATACAGAAGGGCAGCAACGTGCCAACCAGGATATAGGATATGATGGATTAAGTGATGTAGAGGAGGCAGCGGAGTTTCCAAACTTTGCAGGACTTCCAGATCCAGCAGGTGATAACTACAATTATTTCTTAAACACTGAAGGTGGTGTAGTAGAAAGATATAGAAATTACAATAACAATCAAGGGAACTCTCCTGTAGAGGTAACACAGACTAATCGTGGTTCAACTACTTTTCCAGATGTGGAAGATGTAAACCGTGATAATACAATGAATACGGTTGACGCATATTTTGAATATGAATTACCTATTAATCCTTCATCATTAAGTATAGAAAACAATCCATTTGTGACCGATGTAAGAGAGCTAACTGTCACTACTCAAAATGGAAATCAACTCCCTACAAGGTGGGTACAGTTTAGAGTGCCAATTAACCAAGCAACAAATGTAGTTGGAGGGATTAATGACTTTAGGTCTATACGTTTTATGCGTATGTACATGAGCGGATGGCAAGAAGATGTTGTACTTCGTTTTGGAACATTAGATTTAGTACGTGGTGATTTTAGAAGATACTTACTAACGTTGGATCCTAATGAAAACACTCAAATCAATGATGCAGATAACACACAGTTTGAGGTGGCTGCCGTAAATATTGAGGCAAATGAAACAAGACAGCCAGTTCCTTATGCATTACCTCCAGGAGTAGAGCGTGAGAGACTCAATAACAATAATAATAATATCAGGCAAAATGAACAGTCGCTTTCTTTGAGAGTTCAAAATCTCGAGGAGCAAGACGCAAGAGGGGTCTATAAATATTATAATCTCGACATGCGACAGTATAAAAATCTTAAGATGTTTATGCACGCAGAGCCTATTGTTGAGAATGGCCTTGATAATCAGAATCTAGTAGGTTTCATAAGAATGGGAACCGACCTTAATTCAAATTTTTATCAAATAGAATTACCATTACAGCCTACTGCATTTAATGTGTCTAACCAAGATAGAGATGCTATCTGGCCAGCGGCAAATGAGCTCGATCTTCCATTAGAATTACTACAGATTATTAAGTCAAAAGTTATTGCTGGAGATGTAGAGTCAGATCCAGATGATATCACGTATTTTGATCAAAACGGGGATCGTATTCTCAATCCAGAGTCTATGTGTTATCAAGAAGGTCAATTACGTATAGGTATTCAAGGTCTTCCTAGTTTTGGTGATGTAAGAACATTAATGCTGGGTGTGAAAAATGGAAATCCAACCAGTAACCAAGCTATGGGTTGCTCTCCTGGAGAAATTGGTGGAGAGGTTTGGTTTAATGAGCTACGCTTATCAGACCTTACTAATGATGGTGGATATGCTGGAGTACTAAGTGTAGATGGAAATATTGCAGACTTTGCAAATGTATCTGCAACGGGACGTTTAAGTACTGTAGGTTTTGGAAGTATAGAGCAAAATGCTGGTGAGCGCAGTCTAGAAGATGTAACACAATACGATATCGTTACAAATCTTAATGCAGGTCAATTACTGCCAAAGAAGTGGGGATTACAGTTACCTCTTAACTACGCAATAGGTGAGCAGAGTATTACACCTAAATTCAATCCGCTTTATGAGGATGTAGAATTAGATACATCACTTGATAATGCAGCTAGTCAAGAAGAGAGAGACAACATTGAAGATTACTCTGTAGATTATACAAAACGCCAAAGTTTTAGTGCTATAGGAGTAAGAAAAGAGCGCATGGATACAGAGCGCAAGCCTATGCCTTATGATATTGAAAACCTTACTTTTTCATATTCTTATAACCAGACAGATCATAAAGATTTTGAGATAGAAGAATCTCGCGATCAAAATGTGAGATTAGGAGGTACTTATAACTATAGTTTTAACTCTAAACCTTTAGAACCATTTGCTAAAAATGATTCTCTATTTACAGGGAAATACTATAAGTTTTTAAAAGATTTAAATTTCAATTACTTGCCGTCTAATATTGCTATACAATCTAATGTTGTGCGCCAATTTAATCAGCAAAAGTTCAGAGATGTCTTCGCAAACGAAGGTGATATAGCGGTACCGCGTTTATTCCAACGTAACTATTTGTTTGATTGGGGTTATTCGGTAGATTTTCCTATTACTAAAAGTCTGCGTCTCAATTATAATGTAAACCATAACCGTATTGTAAGAAATTATCTTGATAATGACGGTACGCCAGCTTTTCTAGATGATGCCGGTCAAGAGGTGGATGGATATGGTATTTATAATGGATTCTTTGATATAGGTACGCCAGATACTCACTTTGGAGTATTACAGCTCAACTATGATTTGCCATTCGATAAGATTCCATTCACAGAGTGGATTACTGCTACCTATGCATATACTGCAAATTACAGATGGCAGAGAGGTTCACAACAATTTCAGGTCTTAGATAATATCCCAGAAATAGGGAATAGTGTGGAGAATACAAATACGCACGCTATTAATGGAACCTTTGACATGGAGAAGCTTTATAAATATGTAGGCTTAACAAAGAAGAAAAAACAGCGTGCTACTAGCACTAGACCTAGAGGATTACCATCACCAGAAGATAATCGTAATAGCAAGATTGATAAATTAAAAGAGGACGCTTCAAGTGATGGAACCACAAGTGGTCTAAGTACATCAGACAAGGCGCTCAATACAGGAGTAGGATTACTTACTGCGATTAAACGTGTGCAGCTTACCTATGAGGAGAGTAATGGTATTTATTTACCAGGATATTTGCCATCAGTTGGTTTTGCAGGAAGTTTAAGGCCTACGCCAGGATTTATTTTTGGAAGTCAGGCAGAGGTAAGAGAGCTGGCGGCGAGTAATGGATGGTTAACATTGTTTCAAGATTTTAACCAGCAGTATCGCGAGATAGAGAGTAGAGACCTTGCAATTCAAGCTAGAATAGGACTTCTTAAAAATCTCGATATAGACCTTAATTTAAATCGTGTTTTTCAAGAAAACTATCAAGAAAATTACCGAGTTAACCAGCAGAGTTTAGCATACCAATCACTAACAGGTAATAGCTTTGGTCGTTTCAACATTTCTACCGTATTACTTGGAACTGCTTTTGCAGAGAGTACATCTGAGTCTAGTAGTACATTTAACACGTTCAGAGAAAACAGGCTGGCAGTAGCAAATAGATTAGCAACAGAGTTTTACGGTACAAATACCTTTGAGGTAGATGCAGATGGGTATCCAGAAGGTTTTGGTCGTACTAATCAAAAAGTGTTATTACCTGCTTTCCTTGCAGCGTATAGCGGTAAGGATGTAAATAAAACAGACACTGGTTTTCTTAGAAGCATCCCATTACCTAACTGGAATATAAAGTATACTGGTTTAATGAATATAAAATGGTTTAAGGATAAGTTTAAGAGATTCTCAGTGCAGCACGGTTATACTGCCGGTTATTCTGTAAATAATTACTTGACTAACTTAGCTTATAATAGAAACACAGATAGAGACCCTGCGACCGCACAACGTGATCAAGCGGGTAACTTTTTAAATCAAACGCTATTAAGTAATGTGACACTTACAGAGCAGTTCACACCGCTAGTTCGCCTGGATTTTGAAATGAAAAACTCTGTAAAGATTCTTGCCGAAATTAAAAGAGATAGGGCATTAGGATTAAGCTTTGATAACAACCTCTTAACTGAGATTAAGGGTAATGAGTACATATTAGGATTAGGATATCGTATTAAGGACCTTAGGTTTGTTACAAACTTTGGTGGATCTCGTAGGGTTCTTAAGAGTGATCTCAACTTTAAGGCAGATTTCTCTCTTAGACAAAACGAAACTATCATTAGATATCTAGATATAGACAATAGCCAGACCACTGCTGGACAAGATATTTATGGACTTAGGTTTACCACAGATTATGCGTTGAGTAAAAATCTTACTGCGCTCTTCTTTTATGACCATACTTTTTCGACATTTGCAATATCCACAGCATTTCCACAAACGACTATTAGGTCTGGATTTACATTGAGATATAATTTTGGAAATTAA
- a CDS encoding glyoxalase: MNPIAKSIRPFIGTADFDSSRRFYTSIGFKETIISYNMSLFTMDNFGFYLQDAFVKDWIDNTMVFLEVQHLDEYLNHLESLDLTSLFKGAKISKIVENDWGREFFLHDPSGVLWHIGSFTNRTS; this comes from the coding sequence ATGAATCCTATTGCCAAATCCATTAGGCCTTTTATAGGTACTGCAGACTTTGATTCCTCCCGAAGGTTTTATACTTCAATTGGTTTTAAGGAAACTATCATCTCCTATAACATGTCACTATTCACAATGGATAACTTTGGGTTCTACTTGCAAGATGCCTTTGTAAAAGATTGGATAGACAACACAATGGTATTTCTAGAAGTGCAACATCTAGATGAATATCTCAATCACCTCGAATCTCTTGATTTGACTTCATTATTTAAAGGCGCAAAGATTTCAAAAATTGTTGAAAATGACTGGGGACGAGAGTTTTTCTTACACGATCCGTCTGGCGTGTTGTGGCACATTGGATCCTTTACAAATCGCACATCTTAA
- the gcvH gene encoding glycine cleavage system protein GcvH, translating into MNIPAELKYTKDHEWVRIEGDVAVVGITDFAQGELGDIVYVEVETLDETLDRDEVFGTVEAVKTVSDLFLPLSGEIVAFNEGLEDEPETVNSDAYGAGWMIKIKFSDASQVDELLSADAYKELIGG; encoded by the coding sequence ATGAATATACCAGCAGAGTTAAAATACACGAAAGATCACGAGTGGGTACGCATAGAAGGTGACGTAGCCGTAGTGGGAATTACAGATTTTGCACAAGGAGAACTAGGAGATATCGTTTACGTAGAAGTAGAAACTCTTGATGAAACTCTTGATAGAGATGAGGTTTTTGGAACTGTGGAAGCAGTAAAGACCGTTTCTGATCTTTTCTTACCGCTTTCTGGTGAGATTGTAGCTTTTAATGAAGGTCTAGAAGATGAGCCAGAAACTGTAAATAGCGATGCTTATGGAGCAGGATGGATGATTAAAATCAAATTTTCTGACGCTTCACAAGTAGATGAGCTTTTAAGCGCAGATGCTTACAAAGAACTTATAGGTGGATAA
- a CDS encoding energy transducer TonB, giving the protein MENSKESTAVRQNSVYKSSRKHEANLRRNPTLHFQIGLILALLASIFFIEMRTPEKKLAIAVERENVDQIFTLDQVKVEQPKREVVRKVQLPKIEEPKILENVQTKEDDSKFLEDDLKPTDATDDPIVDPRIPDYDDTVDDEPIAKIFSLVETAPLYPGCEGLSSNDERKDCMSAKISKFVSKKFRAERGEGLGLSGVNRIFVTFKIDASGKVVDVNAKAPHPKLEEEALRVTKLLPDMTAGKQAGENVAVLFSLPISFQIED; this is encoded by the coding sequence ATGGAAAATTCCAAAGAAAGCACTGCTGTTCGCCAAAACAGCGTGTACAAATCAAGCCGCAAGCACGAGGCAAATTTACGAAGAAATCCCACGCTTCATTTTCAAATTGGGTTAATCTTAGCACTTCTAGCGTCCATCTTCTTTATCGAAATGCGTACTCCAGAAAAGAAACTGGCGATAGCGGTAGAGCGGGAAAACGTAGATCAAATTTTTACTCTTGACCAAGTTAAAGTAGAGCAACCTAAAAGGGAAGTTGTAAGAAAAGTACAGCTCCCAAAAATTGAAGAGCCTAAGATTCTTGAGAACGTCCAGACAAAGGAAGATGATTCCAAGTTCCTTGAAGATGATCTCAAGCCAACAGATGCCACAGATGATCCTATTGTAGACCCACGTATTCCTGATTATGATGATACGGTAGACGATGAGCCAATAGCCAAAATATTTTCTCTAGTGGAGACAGCTCCTTTGTATCCAGGTTGTGAAGGTTTAAGCTCAAATGATGAACGCAAGGATTGCATGAGTGCCAAGATTTCTAAATTTGTATCTAAAAAGTTCAGAGCAGAAAGAGGAGAAGGTCTAGGCCTCTCTGGAGTAAATAGAATCTTTGTGACATTTAAAATTGATGCTTCTGGAAAAGTAGTGGATGTAAATGCTAAAGCCCCTCATCCAAAACTTGAAGAAGAGGCTTTGCGAGTTACAAAGTTGCTACCTGACATGACTGCTGGAAAACAAGCAGGTGAGAATGTTGCGGTACTTTTTTCATTACCTATCTCATTTCAAATAGAAGATTAA